The proteins below are encoded in one region of Halocatena salina:
- the hisD gene encoding histidinol dehydrogenase translates to MDVQEIAELSPADRRALFDRSGGVDDARGTACEIIDRVREEGDSALRAYATEFDGCEIGNIEITAEAARAADEVDPELKTHIETAAENIRAFHETQLPEDWRRSFEGRELGRRFRPIERVGVYTPGGTASYPSSALMGIIPASVAGVDHIAVATPPAETLDTTTLAAIHIAGADSVYQSGGAQAIAALAYGTETVSATEKIVGPGNRFVTAAKAEVRGDVEIDVLAGPSELVVVVDDTADPALVAADMIAQAEHDPDAAVVAVTDDAALATAITDAIDDQASNRTREEIIHEALGGDASGVFLTRSLSEAVLFAEEYAPEHLSIQAADEEALLERIDSAGSVFLGPYTPVAAGDYATGTNHVLPTNGRARVTGGLSVETFLRSTTVQRLDRTALSELRSTITALAETEGLEAHAASIERRFED, encoded by the coding sequence ATGGACGTTCAGGAGATAGCGGAGCTGTCGCCAGCCGATCGGCGCGCGCTGTTCGATCGAAGCGGTGGCGTCGACGACGCCCGTGGTACCGCCTGTGAGATCATCGACCGCGTGCGCGAGGAGGGCGATAGCGCGCTCCGTGCGTATGCCACGGAGTTCGACGGCTGTGAGATCGGCAACATCGAGATCACTGCCGAGGCTGCCCGTGCGGCGGATGAGGTCGATCCGGAGCTGAAAACTCACATCGAGACGGCCGCCGAAAACATCCGGGCGTTCCACGAGACTCAGCTTCCGGAGGATTGGCGGCGATCGTTCGAGGGGCGGGAGTTGGGCCGACGGTTCCGGCCGATCGAGCGCGTCGGCGTCTACACGCCCGGCGGAACGGCATCGTACCCTTCCAGTGCACTCATGGGAATCATTCCTGCCAGTGTGGCCGGTGTCGATCACATCGCCGTGGCGACCCCCCCGGCTGAAACGCTCGATACGACGACACTCGCGGCCATCCACATCGCTGGTGCGGATTCGGTGTACCAGAGCGGCGGTGCACAGGCCATCGCGGCGCTTGCCTACGGCACCGAAACGGTGTCGGCGACTGAGAAGATCGTCGGACCCGGAAACCGCTTCGTTACCGCCGCGAAAGCCGAGGTTCGAGGCGACGTAGAGATCGATGTCCTCGCCGGACCGAGCGAACTCGTGGTGGTGGTAGACGATACAGCCGATCCCGCGCTCGTCGCGGCGGACATGATCGCTCAAGCCGAACACGATCCCGATGCAGCCGTCGTCGCCGTGACCGATGACGCGGCGCTCGCAACGGCTATCACCGACGCTATCGACGACCAAGCGAGCAACCGGACGCGCGAGGAGATCATTCACGAAGCGCTTGGTGGCGACGCGAGCGGGGTATTTCTCACCCGATCGCTTTCCGAGGCGGTGTTGTTCGCCGAAGAGTACGCACCCGAACACCTATCGATCCAAGCCGCCGACGAGGAAGCGTTACTCGAACGCATCGACAGCGCAGGAAGCGTCTTTCTCGGTCCGTACACGCCGGTTGCAGCCGGTGATTACGCCACTGGCACGAACCACGTGCTCCCCACCAACGGCCGCGCGCGGGTGACCGGTGGACTCTCGGTCGAAACGTTTCTCCGGTCGACGACCGTCCAGCGACTCGACCGGACGGCACTCTCGGAACTCCGATCGACGATCACGGCACTCGCCGAAACCGAAGGACTAGAAGCCCACGCAGCGAGCATCGAGCGACGGTTTGAGGACTGA
- a CDS encoding SOS response-associated peptidase, with amino-acid sequence MCGRYSLFVDPETIEERFGVQMRFDFEPRYNAAPGQQLPIVCDETRTSVTRAQWGLVPSWADEPSTNLINARSETVAQTSAFQDAYWNRRCLVPVDGFYEWVDMNGEHKRPVRITSTDDQPFALAGLWETWTPTHTQTGLSDFSNGDRGVGASEPLVSFTVLTREPNDTVSEYHDRMPVVLAEREESGWLDGVGIDALDPTPEDVLRGYPVSTAVNNPANDSPAVVEEVDPSGS; translated from the coding sequence ATGTGTGGTCGATACAGCCTGTTCGTCGATCCGGAGACGATCGAGGAGCGGTTCGGTGTCCAGATGAGGTTCGATTTCGAGCCGCGATACAACGCGGCGCCCGGACAGCAACTTCCGATCGTATGCGATGAGACCCGAACGTCGGTCACGCGAGCACAGTGGGGGCTGGTGCCCTCGTGGGCGGACGAACCGAGTACGAATCTGATCAACGCCCGATCCGAAACGGTCGCACAAACGTCGGCGTTTCAGGACGCGTACTGGAACCGTCGGTGTCTCGTGCCAGTCGACGGGTTTTACGAGTGGGTCGACATGAACGGTGAGCACAAACGACCCGTCCGGATCACCAGCACAGATGACCAGCCGTTTGCGTTGGCGGGACTCTGGGAGACGTGGACCCCGACTCACACACAAACGGGTTTGAGTGACTTTTCGAACGGTGATAGGGGGGTGGGTGCTTCCGAGCCGTTGGTGTCGTTCACCGTCTTGACGCGCGAACCGAACGATACTGTGAGTGAGTACCACGACCGGATGCCGGTCGTTCTCGCAGAACGCGAAGAGTCGGGGTGGTTAGACGGTGTGGGGATCGATGCGCTTGACCCCACTCCCGAGGACGTGCTCCGTGGCTACCCGGTGTCGACGGCCGTAAACAATCCTGCCAACGACTCCCCGGCCGTGGTCGAAGAGGTCGATCCGTCCGGCTCGTAG
- a CDS encoding TIGR00300 family protein: protein MTVSRSVELAGHIIDSGTLQSCFGVIMDMGGSFEVEEFDIGRSKTEKSYARLVVSADTDDDLQTIIHELHQNGATPIDPRDATVEPAPADQVVPPGFYSTTNHPTDIRIEGEWLAVDRIEMDCAVVVERNGNGQPARARAKVLNAIEEGDLVVTGESGIRVRPPERPRERSGAFGFMQGGVSSERPSESTIEKIAEAITQTKAEDGSILAVCGPALIHSGAREDLARLVRKGYIDMLSAGNGFAVHDIERDLYGTSLGMNTETLDHPRRGHKHHIYALSEVIRAGSIENAVEDDLITSGVMYECVANDVPFVLAGSIRDDGPLPDTITDTIEAQNAIREQAHEADMVLMLSTLLHSVAVGNCLPSTTRVVCVDINPATVTQLLDRGSAQAVGMVTDIGTFIPMLADTILDSQ from the coding sequence ATGACAGTCTCTCGCTCGGTCGAGCTAGCGGGTCACATCATCGACTCGGGGACGTTACAGTCGTGTTTCGGTGTGATCATGGACATGGGGGGATCGTTTGAGGTCGAAGAGTTCGACATCGGCCGGTCAAAAACGGAGAAATCCTACGCACGGTTAGTCGTGAGCGCCGACACCGACGACGACCTCCAAACGATCATCCACGAACTCCATCAGAACGGCGCAACACCCATCGATCCACGGGACGCAACGGTCGAACCCGCACCAGCCGATCAGGTCGTCCCGCCTGGGTTTTATTCGACGACCAACCACCCCACGGACATCCGGATCGAGGGTGAATGGTTGGCCGTCGACCGGATCGAAATGGACTGTGCAGTCGTCGTCGAGCGAAACGGTAACGGCCAGCCAGCTCGCGCTCGGGCGAAAGTGTTGAACGCCATCGAGGAAGGGGATCTCGTCGTCACTGGTGAGAGCGGCATCCGGGTCCGTCCGCCCGAGCGCCCTCGGGAACGGTCTGGAGCGTTTGGGTTCATGCAAGGAGGGGTTTCGAGTGAGCGCCCATCCGAATCGACGATCGAGAAGATCGCAGAGGCGATCACACAGACGAAAGCCGAAGATGGGTCGATACTCGCGGTGTGTGGCCCGGCACTCATCCATTCTGGGGCACGCGAAGATCTCGCCCGGCTCGTTCGGAAGGGATACATCGACATGCTGTCGGCTGGCAATGGGTTCGCCGTTCACGACATCGAGCGCGATCTGTACGGGACCTCGCTGGGCATGAACACCGAGACGCTTGATCACCCACGTCGGGGACACAAACACCACATCTACGCGTTGAGCGAAGTGATCCGAGCAGGAAGCATCGAGAACGCCGTCGAGGACGACCTCATCACTTCCGGCGTGATGTACGAATGCGTGGCCAACGACGTGCCGTTCGTTCTTGCGGGATCGATCCGAGACGACGGACCACTGCCCGACACGATCACAGACACCATCGAGGCACAGAACGCCATCCGCGAACAAGCACACGAAGCCGACATGGTGCTCATGCTCTCGACGCTGCTCCACTCCGTTGCCGTCGGTAACTGCCTTCCATCGACGACGCGCGTCGTCTGTGTCGACATCAATCCTGCAA